A stretch of Tigriopus californicus strain San Diego chromosome 11, Tcal_SD_v2.1, whole genome shotgun sequence DNA encodes these proteins:
- the LOC131890479 gene encoding uncharacterized protein LOC131890479 has protein sequence MTYLSGPSICGRDKLFSLGEAYFGFGDCEEGWYLLKLIHDHKLGEFAGNHGRTSKRTQAIQDEVAKKFSAVSTKPFTKAQIQTKWRNMAYRARRKFSQAKAIMFKTGGGPKPKDAEIDDLSQEIVDATGRTFTIPNPYDCGEGDNSGRDNLMDERGSESEITHNEGARSDALALEPAGDSPSVLPVVHGLTSLSVSGRANSSRLKHCTQETAGGEEVQNFVRTAKACRVEESESKRELYRLSILEKEA, from the exons ATGACATATCTCTCTGGCCCCTCAATTTGTGGACGTGACAAATTATTCAG TTTGGGAGAGGCGTATTTCGGATTTGGTGATTGCGAAGAAGGTTGGTACCTTCTTAAGCTTATCCATGATCACAAACTTGGAGAATTTGCTGGGAATCATGGGCGGACTAGCAAGCGAACTCAAGCTATCCAGGATGAGGTGGCAAAAAAATTCTCAGCCGTTTCTACCAAACCTTTCACCAAGGctcaaatccaaaccaaatggaGGAATATGGCTTATCGTGCAAGACGGAAATTTTCCCAAGCCAAGGCGATCATG TTTAAGACTGGCGGTGGTCCCAAGCCCAAAGATGCCGAAATTGATGACTTGAGTCAAGAAATTGTCGACGCTACTGGAAGGACCTTCACCATACCCAACCCTTATGATTGTGGAGAGGGAGATAACTCTGGACGGGACAATTTGATGGATGAACGAGGGAGTGAAAGTGAGATTACCCACAACGAAGGAGCCAGAAGTGATGCTCTTGCATTGGAACCGGCTGGAGACTCTCCTAGCGTTCTCCCTGTGGTTCATGGTCTTACTAGCCTTTCTGTTTCCGGACGTGCCAATTCATCACGACTGAAACATTGCACCCAAGAGACAGCAGGAGGGGAAGAGGTCCAGAACTTTGTAAGAACAGCCAAGGCATGCAGGGTGGAAGAATCTGAGAGCAAGAGAGAACTGTATAGACTCTCCATCTTGGAAAAAGAGGCATAG
- the LOC131890480 gene encoding mucin-2-like isoform X2 encodes MTYPQVQKLILGSVFLVQMALADLTCFQCSEFSGDLACPSSSDGPTTWAQESQRYSNLTGNDVYCAIGYSNLTKKVYYQSGLGTSLCTSTTFQNNIITRIHQTPGGSHGKVTCCSAHGCNWDVTSALQNTAVDLLGTQSSSNGGLVDGNTSTTTNTTLTTIPSTSSDTTVVPNINTTVVPNITTTTSVLTSTVPPTTAPPTPTSSVNNVSNSTVIVVSITSSTTTSPVTTTGLNINVTNVSNSTINGLNNTSGVNTTIIGSNNITTTTTIPTNSSTTTNTTTTQPTTIDNINGTTSRPIENTTSSGVFTNTTQIGNGTSILPSTTVPTIFPTTVPTTVPTTQIANGTNTTLNPIVTNNITTTVSSNTTTTIATTTVISGTTFNGNATTIGNVSTQNPSNNATTSSTFSTLAPGSNSSTSVAGTINGTSTVSSASTAASTTSQENANSVGTSATVSGSSSTQPSTSTTSSTSSTGIPTTTTAPQTTTSTTIKPTETDGELFFEKRAVHVGSGLGVSFVTLSGMFAIITKFI; translated from the exons ATGACTTACCCTCAAGTACAGAAATTGATCCTGGGATCGGTTTTCTTGGTCCAAATGGCGTTGGCCGATTTGACTTGTTTCCAATGTTCGGAGTTTTCTGGCGATCTGGCATGCCCATCATCTTCGGATGGTCCAACAACGTGGGCTCAAGAGTCGCAACGGTACTCGAATCTAACCGGAAATGACGTTTATTGTGCCATTGGATATTCAAACCTGACCAAGAAGGTTTATTATCAG AGTGGGCTGGGAACCTCCCTATGCACGAGcaccacttttcaaaataatatcATCACCAGGATCCATCAAACACCTGGTGGCTCTCATGGAAAAGTGACTTGCTGTAGCGCTCATGGGTGCAACTGGGACGTGACATCGGCCTTGCAAAACACAGCAGTGGACTTGCTTGGCACTCAGTCCTCGAGTAATGGAGGCCTGGTGGATGGCAACACTTCAACCACGACCAACACCACTTTAACAACAATACCGTCTACAAGTAGCGACACAACAGTCGTACCCAATATCAACACCACGGTCGTACCCAACATCACCACAACTACAAGTGTTTTAACTTCAACCGTCCCTCCCACCACAGCCCCTCCTACCCCAACCAGTAGCGTCAATAACGTTAGCAATAGCACTGTAATTGTTGTAAGCATAACTAGCAGCACAACAACATCACCGGTGACGACAACGGGTCTCAACATCAATGTCACAAATGTTAGCAATTCAACCATCAATGGGTTAAACAATACATCGGGTGTCAATACGACGATTATTGGATCTAATAACATAACCACCACAACAACTATCCCGACGAATTCCTCAACCACAACCAATACAACAACTACTCAACCCACTACTATAGACAATATCAATGGCACAACAAGTAGACCAATAGAAAACACAACCAGCAGTGGAGTTTTCACAAACACAACCCAAATTGGAAATGGCACATCCATCTTGCCAAGTACTACCGTCCCCACCATCTTCCCCACCACCGTCCCCACCACCGTTCCCACCACCCAAAtcgcaaatggaacaaatacGACTCTCAACCCTATCGTTACTAACAACATCACTACCACAGTCAGCAGCAACACCACAACCACCATAGCCACAACCACCGTCATAAGTGGTACAACATTTAACGGCAATGCAACAACCATTGGCAATGTTTCTACCCAAAATCCTTCAAACAACGCGACAACATCTTCAACGTTTTCAACCCTAGCTCCAGGATCGAATAGTAGTACCTCAGTGGCCGGAACAATTAATGGCACCTCAACAGTATCTTCAGCCTCCACCGCCGCATCTACCACCAGTCAAGAGAACGCCAATTCAGTTGGAACATCGGCAACTGTTTCTGGAAGCTCATCGACACAACCTTCAACAAGTACAACCTCGTCCACGAGTTCCACAG GAATCCCTACCACCACAACAGCGCCTCAAACCACAACCTCGACAACTATCAAGCCAACTGAGACCGATGGAGagcttttctttgaaaagagaGCCGTCCACGTGGGCTCTGGCTTGGGTGTTAGCTTCGTTACTCTCTCGGGCATGTTTGCCATAATCACCAAATTTATCTAA
- the LOC131890480 gene encoding mucin-2-like isoform X1, producing MTYPQVQKLILGSVFLVQMALADLTCFQCSEFSGDLACPSSSDGPTTWAQESQRYSNLTGNDVYCAIGYSNLTKKVYYQSGLGTSLCTSTTFQNNIITRIHQTPGGSHGKVTCCSAHGCNWDVTSALQNTAVDLLGTQSSSNGGLVDGNTSTTTNTTLTTIPSTSSDTTVVPNINTTVVPNITTTTSVLTSTVPPTTAPPTPTSSVNNVSNSTVIVVSITSSTTTSPVTTTGLNINVTNVSNSTINGLNNTSGVNTTIIGSNNITTTTTIPTNSSTTTNTTTTQPTTIDNINGTTSRPIENTTSSGVFTNTTQIGNGTSILPSTTVPTIFPTTVPTTVPTTQIANGTNTTLNPIVTNNITTTVSSNTTTTIATTTVISGTTFNGNATTIGNVSTQNPSNNATTSSTFSTLAPGSNSSTSVAGTINGTSTVSSASTAASTTSQENANSVGTSATVSGSSSTQPSTSTTSSTSSTVTNSANGRREVGTSERTNDESSVQRNRSQESLPPQQRLKPQPRQLSSQLRPMESFSLKREPSTWALAWVLASLLSRACLP from the exons ATGACTTACCCTCAAGTACAGAAATTGATCCTGGGATCGGTTTTCTTGGTCCAAATGGCGTTGGCCGATTTGACTTGTTTCCAATGTTCGGAGTTTTCTGGCGATCTGGCATGCCCATCATCTTCGGATGGTCCAACAACGTGGGCTCAAGAGTCGCAACGGTACTCGAATCTAACCGGAAATGACGTTTATTGTGCCATTGGATATTCAAACCTGACCAAGAAGGTTTATTATCAG AGTGGGCTGGGAACCTCCCTATGCACGAGcaccacttttcaaaataatatcATCACCAGGATCCATCAAACACCTGGTGGCTCTCATGGAAAAGTGACTTGCTGTAGCGCTCATGGGTGCAACTGGGACGTGACATCGGCCTTGCAAAACACAGCAGTGGACTTGCTTGGCACTCAGTCCTCGAGTAATGGAGGCCTGGTGGATGGCAACACTTCAACCACGACCAACACCACTTTAACAACAATACCGTCTACAAGTAGCGACACAACAGTCGTACCCAATATCAACACCACGGTCGTACCCAACATCACCACAACTACAAGTGTTTTAACTTCAACCGTCCCTCCCACCACAGCCCCTCCTACCCCAACCAGTAGCGTCAATAACGTTAGCAATAGCACTGTAATTGTTGTAAGCATAACTAGCAGCACAACAACATCACCGGTGACGACAACGGGTCTCAACATCAATGTCACAAATGTTAGCAATTCAACCATCAATGGGTTAAACAATACATCGGGTGTCAATACGACGATTATTGGATCTAATAACATAACCACCACAACAACTATCCCGACGAATTCCTCAACCACAACCAATACAACAACTACTCAACCCACTACTATAGACAATATCAATGGCACAACAAGTAGACCAATAGAAAACACAACCAGCAGTGGAGTTTTCACAAACACAACCCAAATTGGAAATGGCACATCCATCTTGCCAAGTACTACCGTCCCCACCATCTTCCCCACCACCGTCCCCACCACCGTTCCCACCACCCAAAtcgcaaatggaacaaatacGACTCTCAACCCTATCGTTACTAACAACATCACTACCACAGTCAGCAGCAACACCACAACCACCATAGCCACAACCACCGTCATAAGTGGTACAACATTTAACGGCAATGCAACAACCATTGGCAATGTTTCTACCCAAAATCCTTCAAACAACGCGACAACATCTTCAACGTTTTCAACCCTAGCTCCAGGATCGAATAGTAGTACCTCAGTGGCCGGAACAATTAATGGCACCTCAACAGTATCTTCAGCCTCCACCGCCGCATCTACCACCAGTCAAGAGAACGCCAATTCAGTTGGAACATCGGCAACTGTTTCTGGAAGCTCATCGACACAACCTTCAACAAGTACAACCTCGTCCACGAGTTCCACAG TTACGAACTCGGCAAATGGCCGGAGAGAAGTCGGTACAAGCGAAAGGACAAATGATGAGAGCTCGGTTCAACGAAATCGATCACAA GAATCCCTACCACCACAACAGCGCCTCAAACCACAACCTCGACAACTATCAAGCCAACTGAGACCGATGGAGagcttttctttgaaaagagaGCCGTCCACGTGGGCTCTGGCTTGGGTGTTAGCTTCGTTACTCTCTCGGGCATGTTTGCCATAA